A genomic stretch from Deltaproteobacteria bacterium includes:
- the menH gene encoding 2-succinyl-6-hydroxy-2,4-cyclohexadiene-1-carboxylate synthase: MRVGSRGRALHVELRGTGAPVLLLHGFTGSLRPLDATAAGLRAAGHATIAVDLLGHGRSDAPRAPEAYTMERCTQDLAAVLDAAGVRDAAVLGYSMGGRIALGFACARPERVRAAVLVGASAGIADPVERAARRAADEALAAAIERDGVAAFVERWMAQPLFASQARLGPEALARARRERLANRAAGLAGSLRGVGTGAQPPLHEALARLATPFLFVAGAEDPKFCAIARELAGRAPRGRAVVVPGAGHAAHLESPATFLAEACAFLRALPDPEPTRPRRTP; the protein is encoded by the coding sequence CTGCGCGTCGGGAGCCGCGGCCGCGCGCTCCACGTGGAGCTGCGGGGTACGGGGGCCCCGGTCCTGCTGCTGCACGGCTTCACCGGCTCGCTGCGGCCGCTCGACGCGACCGCCGCCGGCCTGCGGGCCGCGGGCCACGCGACGATCGCCGTGGACCTGCTCGGCCACGGCCGTTCGGACGCGCCGCGCGCGCCCGAGGCCTACACGATGGAGCGATGCACGCAGGACCTGGCCGCCGTGCTCGACGCCGCGGGCGTGCGCGATGCCGCCGTGCTCGGCTACTCGATGGGCGGGCGCATCGCGCTCGGCTTCGCCTGCGCGCGTCCCGAGCGCGTGCGTGCGGCGGTGCTGGTCGGCGCCTCGGCGGGGATCGCCGACCCGGTCGAGCGCGCCGCCCGGCGCGCGGCGGACGAGGCGCTCGCGGCCGCCATCGAGCGCGACGGCGTGGCCGCCTTCGTCGAGCGCTGGATGGCGCAGCCGCTCTTCGCGAGCCAGGCGCGGCTCGGGCCGGAGGCTCTCGCCCGGGCACGGCGGGAGCGGCTCGCCAACCGGGCGGCCGGCCTCGCCGGCTCGCTGCGCGGGGTCGGCACGGGCGCGCAGCCGCCGCTGCACGAGGCCCTCGCACGCCTCGCGACGCCCTTCCTCTTCGTCGCCGGCGCCGAGGACCCGAAGTTCTGCGCGATCGCCCGGGAGCTCGCCGGGCGCGCCCCGCGCGGGCGCGCGGTCGTCGTTCCCGGCGCCGGCCACGCGGCGCACCTCGAGAGCCCCGCCACCTTCCTCGCCGAGGCGTGCGCGTTCCTGCGCGCGCTTCCCGATCCCGAACCCACGAGACCCAGGAGGACCCCATGA
- a CDS encoding 1,4-dihydroxy-2-naphthoate polyprenyltransferase translates to MSAAALPRPGSAGAWWLAARPRTLPAALAPIAAGTGAAAAEGRADPGLALACLATALLLQLAANLANDLYDHERGADTAGRLGPARAAASGLLSPGALRAGLGAALVAAAASGLVLVARGGWPVALAGSLALLAAWAYTGGPWPLAYHGLGDAAVFVFFGVVGVAGSHGLQAGAASPLAFAAAVPLGLLATAILAINNLRDREGDARAGKRTLAVRLGARRARRYTVVLLRAPFWLLAPVAFVAGSAWALAPIALAPRAGRLAAAIAGGLDGPALDPALAATARLTAGFGVLLGAGLALAGAA, encoded by the coding sequence GTGAGCGCCGCCGCCCTGCCCCGTCCGGGCTCCGCCGGCGCCTGGTGGCTGGCCGCGCGCCCGCGCACGCTGCCGGCCGCGCTGGCGCCGATCGCCGCCGGGACCGGGGCCGCGGCGGCCGAGGGCCGTGCCGACCCCGGCCTCGCGCTCGCCTGCCTGGCGACGGCGCTGCTCCTCCAGCTCGCCGCGAACCTCGCGAACGACCTCTACGACCACGAGCGCGGGGCCGACACCGCCGGGCGTCTCGGGCCCGCACGGGCGGCGGCGAGCGGCCTGCTCTCGCCGGGCGCCCTGCGCGCCGGCCTCGGGGCGGCGCTCGTCGCGGCGGCGGCGAGCGGCCTCGTGCTCGTCGCGCGCGGCGGCTGGCCGGTCGCCCTGGCGGGCTCCCTCGCGCTGCTCGCGGCCTGGGCCTACACGGGCGGGCCCTGGCCGCTCGCCTACCACGGCCTCGGCGACGCCGCCGTCTTCGTGTTCTTCGGCGTCGTCGGCGTCGCCGGGAGCCACGGGCTCCAGGCGGGGGCGGCCTCGCCGCTCGCGTTCGCGGCGGCGGTGCCGCTCGGCCTGCTCGCGACGGCGATCCTCGCGATCAACAACCTGCGCGACCGCGAGGGCGACGCGCGCGCGGGCAAGCGCACGCTCGCCGTGCGGCTCGGCGCGCGGCGCGCGCGCCGCTACACCGTCGTGCTCCTGCGCGCGCCGTTCTGGCTGCTGGCGCCCGTCGCCTTCGTCGCGGGGAGCGCCTGGGCGCTCGCACCGATCGCCCTCGCGCCGCGCGCCGGACGGCTCGCGGCCGCGATCGCGGGCGGGCTCGACGGTCCCGCCCTCGACCCCGCGCTGGCCGCGACCGCGCGGCTCACGGCCGGCTTCGGCGTCCTGCTCGGCGCGGGGCTCGCGCTCGCGGGCGCCGCGTGA
- a CDS encoding o-succinylbenzoate synthase, translating to MRIVRARVVPIALPLRAPLATAHGPLRERRGALLVLDGDDGRRGLGEATPVAGFGLEEAPRAREALAVLAAHVLGAEPDARDALLDDAARLAPGAPCARAALDTALHDLAAQQAGLPLAALLARSAGQPHARARVAACALLAGATPAAAAGEARRAARAGFSCVKLKVGAAPPADDLARVAAVRAALGPDAGLRLDANGAWRSAGQALRALARLAVHAIELVEQPVPARDVAALAAVRAGSPIPVAADEAAADPAGLARVLAAGAADVVVLKPSALGGLRATLRAAARAREAGCAVFVTSLLDGAVARAAALACAAALPEPLLACGLATGTLLEADLGAGPALRAGALLVPPGPGLGVALDPARLARVAEGRGRVITRLGEAAA from the coding sequence GTGAGGATCGTGCGGGCGCGCGTCGTGCCGATCGCGCTGCCGCTGCGCGCGCCGCTCGCGACCGCGCACGGACCGCTCCGCGAGCGCCGCGGGGCCCTGCTCGTGCTCGACGGCGACGACGGGCGCCGGGGCCTCGGCGAGGCGACCCCCGTCGCGGGCTTCGGGCTCGAGGAGGCGCCGCGCGCGCGCGAGGCCCTGGCCGTCCTCGCGGCGCACGTGCTCGGCGCGGAGCCGGACGCGCGCGACGCCCTGCTCGACGACGCCGCGCGCCTCGCGCCCGGTGCCCCCTGTGCCCGCGCGGCGCTCGACACCGCGCTCCACGACCTCGCGGCGCAGCAGGCGGGCCTCCCGCTCGCCGCGCTCCTCGCCCGCAGCGCCGGGCAGCCGCACGCGCGCGCCCGCGTCGCCGCCTGCGCCCTGCTCGCGGGGGCGACGCCCGCGGCGGCGGCGGGCGAGGCGCGGCGCGCGGCCCGGGCAGGCTTCTCGTGCGTGAAGCTCAAGGTCGGCGCCGCCCCGCCGGCCGACGACCTCGCGCGGGTCGCAGCCGTGCGGGCCGCGCTCGGGCCCGACGCCGGCCTGCGCCTCGACGCCAACGGCGCCTGGCGCTCCGCCGGCCAGGCGCTGCGCGCGCTCGCGCGGCTCGCGGTCCACGCGATCGAGCTCGTCGAGCAGCCGGTGCCGGCGCGCGACGTGGCGGCGCTCGCGGCCGTGCGCGCCGGCTCGCCGATCCCGGTCGCCGCCGACGAGGCCGCCGCCGACCCGGCCGGGCTCGCGCGCGTGCTCGCGGCGGGCGCCGCCGACGTGGTCGTCCTCAAGCCGAGCGCGCTCGGCGGGCTGCGGGCGACCCTGCGGGCCGCCGCCCGCGCGCGCGAGGCCGGCTGCGCCGTCTTCGTCACCTCGCTCCTCGACGGGGCCGTGGCGCGCGCCGCCGCGCTCGCCTGCGCCGCGGCGCTCCCGGAGCCGCTCCTCGCCTGCGGCCTCGCGACCGGCACCCTGCTCGAGGCCGACCTCGGCGCGGGCCCCGCGCTGCGGGCCGGCGCGCTCCTCGTGCCGCCCGGGCCGGGGCTCGGCGTCGCGCTCGATCCCGCCCGGCTCGCGCGCGTCGCCGAGGGCCGCGGGCGCGTGATCACGCGGCTCGGCGAGGCGGCGGCGTGA
- the menE gene encoding o-succinylbenzoate--CoA ligase translates to MRPWLCVRAERSPHAPALLWRGGVVTWRELAARAAARAAALCAAGVRPGDRVAALLGNDPAFVELLHAVPQAGAILVPLNLRLAPPELARQLRDAGARLLVHGPGPLAEQACAAAAQAGAAAIAAAALAAPGPGEEPVLAPAAPAVIVYTSGTSGEAKGVVLGHAGLAAGAAASARHLGTHPADRWLACLPLFHVGGLAILVRSVLAGLPVVLHERFDPAAVSRALDEEQVTLASLVPTMLARLLDERRGRPPGAALRAVLLGGAGAPAPLLERAAGAGWPLLPTYGLSEAGSQVATLPPGAPLRADGGGLRPLPGTGVRIAPEGEIQVRGPTLMQGYWGRPAASARALAGGWLRTGDLGALDADGTLRVLGRADDMLVSGGENVHPAEVETALLAHPDVADAGVAGLPDAEHGERPAAWVVLAPGARADAGALERFLRARIAGYKVPRSYRFVAALPRNAGGKLVRRMLAGEGAVAG, encoded by the coding sequence GTGAGGCCCTGGCTCTGCGTGCGCGCCGAGCGCTCGCCGCACGCCCCGGCGCTCCTGTGGCGGGGCGGGGTCGTGACGTGGCGCGAGCTGGCGGCGCGGGCGGCGGCGCGCGCCGCCGCGCTGTGCGCCGCGGGCGTCCGGCCAGGCGACCGGGTCGCCGCGCTCCTGGGCAACGATCCCGCCTTCGTCGAGCTGCTCCACGCGGTGCCGCAGGCCGGCGCGATCCTGGTACCGCTCAACCTGCGCCTCGCGCCCCCCGAGCTCGCGCGCCAGCTCCGCGACGCCGGCGCGCGCCTTCTCGTCCACGGCCCCGGCCCACTCGCCGAGCAGGCGTGCGCGGCGGCCGCGCAGGCGGGGGCGGCGGCGATCGCAGCCGCGGCCCTCGCGGCCCCGGGCCCCGGCGAGGAGCCCGTGCTCGCGCCCGCGGCGCCGGCCGTGATCGTCTACACCTCGGGCACGAGCGGCGAGGCCAAGGGAGTCGTGCTCGGCCATGCGGGCCTCGCGGCCGGGGCCGCGGCCTCGGCGCGCCACCTCGGCACGCACCCCGCGGATCGCTGGCTCGCCTGCCTGCCGCTCTTCCACGTCGGGGGCCTGGCGATCCTCGTCCGCAGCGTCCTCGCAGGCCTGCCGGTCGTGCTCCACGAGCGCTTCGATCCGGCTGCGGTGTCACGCGCCCTCGACGAGGAGCAGGTGACGCTCGCCTCCCTGGTGCCGACGATGCTCGCCCGACTGCTCGACGAGCGCCGGGGCCGGCCGCCGGGCGCGGCGCTGCGGGCGGTCCTGCTCGGCGGGGCCGGAGCGCCGGCCCCGCTGCTCGAGCGCGCGGCCGGGGCCGGCTGGCCCCTGCTCCCGACCTATGGCCTCAGCGAGGCCGGCTCGCAGGTGGCGACCCTCCCGCCGGGAGCGCCGCTGCGCGCCGACGGGGGCGGGCTGCGCCCGCTGCCGGGCACCGGCGTGCGGATCGCGCCGGAGGGCGAGATCCAGGTGCGCGGCCCGACCCTGATGCAGGGCTACTGGGGGCGCCCCGCGGCGAGCGCGCGCGCGCTCGCCGGCGGCTGGCTGCGCACCGGCGACCTCGGCGCGCTCGACGCGGACGGCACCCTGCGGGTGCTCGGCCGCGCCGACGACATGCTCGTGAGCGGTGGCGAGAACGTCCATCCCGCCGAGGTCGAGACCGCCCTGCTCGCCCATCCCGACGTCGCCGACGCCGGGGTCGCGGGCCTGCCGGACGCGGAGCACGGCGAGCGCCCGGCCGCCTGGGTGGTGCTCGCCCCCGGTGCGCGCGCCGATGCGGGCGCGCTCGAGCGCTTCCTGCGCGCGCGGATCGCCGGCTACAAGGTCCCGCGCAGCTATCGCTTCGTGGCCGCGCTGCCCCGCAACGCCGGCGGCAAGCTCGTGCGGCGGATGCTCGCCGGGGAGGGCGCCGTCGCCGGCTGA
- the menB gene encoding 1,4-dihydroxy-2-naphthoyl-CoA synthase — protein MTTPLTTPPDWKAVRDYQDIRFEKIPGIAKITICRPEVRNAFRPQTLFELIDAFARAREDQEVGVVLFTGEGPDAFCSGGDQRVRGDAGYVGDDGVPRLNALDLQRVIRSLPKPVIALVAGYAIGGGHVLHLLCDLTIAAENARFGQTGPRVGSFDAGFGAAYLARVVGQKKAREIWYLCEQYGAGEALAMGLVNKVVPLAELEAAGVAWAQRILSHSPLAIRCLKAAFNADCDGQAGIQELAGNATLLFYMTEEAQEGRDAFVGKRAPAFERFPWRP, from the coding sequence ATGACGACGCCGCTCACGACCCCCCCGGACTGGAAGGCGGTACGCGACTACCAGGACATCCGCTTCGAGAAGATCCCGGGCATCGCGAAGATCACGATCTGCCGGCCCGAGGTGCGCAACGCCTTCCGCCCGCAGACGCTCTTCGAGCTGATCGACGCCTTCGCGCGCGCCCGGGAGGACCAAGAGGTCGGCGTGGTGCTCTTCACGGGCGAGGGCCCGGACGCCTTCTGCTCGGGCGGCGACCAGCGCGTGCGCGGCGACGCCGGCTACGTCGGCGACGACGGCGTCCCGCGGCTCAACGCGCTCGACCTCCAGCGCGTGATCCGCAGCCTGCCGAAGCCCGTGATCGCGCTGGTCGCCGGCTACGCGATCGGCGGCGGCCACGTGCTGCACCTCCTGTGCGACCTCACGATCGCCGCCGAGAACGCGCGCTTCGGGCAGACCGGGCCGCGCGTCGGCTCCTTCGACGCGGGCTTCGGCGCCGCATACCTGGCGCGCGTGGTCGGCCAGAAGAAGGCCCGCGAGATCTGGTACCTGTGCGAGCAGTACGGCGCCGGCGAGGCGCTCGCGATGGGGCTCGTCAACAAGGTCGTACCGCTCGCCGAGCTCGAGGCGGCCGGCGTCGCGTGGGCGCAGCGCATCCTCTCGCACAGCCCCCTGGCGATCCGCTGCCTCAAGGCCGCCTTCAACGCCGACTGCGACGGCCAGGCCGGGATCCAGGAGCTGGCGGGCAACGCGACGCTCCTGTTCTACATGACCGAGGAGGCGCAGGAGGGGCGCGACGCCTTCGTCGGCAAGCGCGCGCCCGCCTTCGAGCGCTTCCCCTGGCGGCCGTGA